A window of the Loxodonta africana isolate mLoxAfr1 chromosome 3, mLoxAfr1.hap2, whole genome shotgun sequence genome harbors these coding sequences:
- the LOC100671666 gene encoding LOW QUALITY PROTEIN: olfactory receptor 10H1 (The sequence of the model RefSeq protein was modified relative to this genomic sequence to represent the inferred CDS: substituted 1 base at 1 genomic stop codon) encodes MLGVNRSAVSEFILIGFSTFPHLQLMFFLLFLLMYLFTLLGNLLIMATIWSKRSLHTPMYLFLCALSISEILYTFAIIPRVLVDLLSTRHAIAFVACASQMFFSFMFGFTHSFLLTVMGYDRYMAICHPLRYNVLMSPQGCACLVVWSWAGGSVMGMVVTIAIFNLTFCGPNKIHHFACHVPPLLKLACGNDVPAVAKGVGLTCITALMGCCLLILLSYAFIVATILKIPSAEGRHKAFSTXASHLTVVIVHYSFASVIYLKPKGPQSLEGDTLMGITYTVLTPFLSPIIFSLRNKELKNAMNKTFLSKLSPDKL; translated from the coding sequence ATGCTGGGAGTTAATCGCTCAGCAGTGTCTGAGTTCATCCTCATTGGCTTCTCCACCTTCCCCCACCTTCAGCTGATGTTCTTCCTGCTGTTCCTGCTGATGTACCTGTTCACTCTACTGGGGAATCTGCTCATCATGGCCACCATCTGGAGCAAGCGCAGCCTCCACACGCCCATGTACCTCTTCCTGTGTGCCCTCTCTATCTCTGAGATCCTCTACACCTTCGCCATCATCCCACGCGTGCTGGTCGACCTGCTCTCCACCCGCCATGCCATTGCCTTTGTGGCCTGTGCCAGCCAGATGTTCTTCTCCTTCATGTTTGGTTTCACCCACTCCTTCCTACTCACTGTCATGGGCTATGACCGCTACATGGCTATCTGCCACCCCCTTCGCTATAACGTCCTCATGAGCCCCCAGGGCTGTGCCTGCCTGGTGGTCTGGTCCTGGGCTGGGGGCTCTGTCATGGGGATGGTGGTGACGATAGCCATTTTCAACCTCACCTTCTGTGGGCCCAATAAGATCCACCATTTTGCTTGCCATGTGCCACCACTGCTGAAGTTGGCTTGCGGAAATGATGTGCCAGCTGTGGCAAAGGGTGTGGGCCTCACGTGCATCACAGCCCTGATGGGCTGCTGTCTTCTCATCCTCCTCTCCTATGCCTTCATTGTGGCCACCATCTTGAAAATCCCCTCTGCTGAGGGTCGGCACAAAGCCTTCTCTACCTGAGCTTCCCACCTCACTGTGGTCATTGTGCACTACAGCTTCGCCTCTGTCATCTACCTCAAGCCCAAGGGTCCCCAGTCTCTGGAAGGAGACACCCTCATGGGCATCACATACACAGTCCTCACGCCCTTCCTCAGCCCCATCATCTTCAGCCTCAGAAACAAGGAGCTGAAGAATGCCATGAACAAGACCTTCCTCAGCAAACTCAGCCCAGACAAATTGTGA